The following DNA comes from Magnolia sinica isolate HGM2019 chromosome 18, MsV1, whole genome shotgun sequence.
CATGATCATATCTTCCAACATTATCAACATGCACAGATATATGGACAACATACTCCATCTCATCGTAACATAGGTCAGGATTCAACTAGATATCACATTAACTAAAACTGAAATAGAATTGTAAAAGGTTCATCATCTTTTATGAAAATTCCATTTCAATCTTGACTTTCAAACCAAAATGCCCATGATATCTCTTTATTTTCCTTCTCATTAGTTACCAAGGGAGCATTGCATTTCAAAGCATCAAATTTCAATCCCTAGAAGAAGCTATGAAGATTCTGAGTGTGAAATTGTACAAAATAAACCATAAACTGATGCCATACCTGAAGATGAAATCCTCGTTCCAGCCCATCCTTTGGTGTTCCTCTCAGATATTTCTGCCCTCTCTCAGATCTCCAGACATCCGAACTACACAAATTTAGACAAACCCTGAACAGAAGAAAAAGAAGTGTGGTTCGAGTAGATGTGTGTACTAATTTGGGTACTTCCATGACAAAGGAAGATATGCCCATCCATTATCTAAAACCAACAATTCCTTCAAAAGAATGCGGTAGCTCCATTTAGTTCCCTTCTTAGTTTGAGTTTACTGCTGCTGAATTTGGATCTGGTTCAGCCTATTGAACCAAATGGAATGCAGAATCATGTGAAACATATCATACTTGATTGGTTTGCTATGCCATAGAAAGTGCTTCTGTAACCTCTTCACATTTGTTTGCATTGAAATATATCTCCTTAGCGGGATTTTCAAAAGAATCTCTTTCAAGTTCGGTATATCCTTCTCTGCAACAGTCACTGAAAATGCACTCCAATCCAACACCTCATAGAGAGGTGGCACAAAATTATCCGCAATGATCACCGGCACGCACTCAAAGTAGATTGCCTCCACTATCCTGGGGCTGTTCACTTCATAACCCATTGGACAAATGCAAAATTTGCTCGACTTCATGTGCTGGATATATGACATTTTCCTGGTGATTCTGTTTGGGAGTGGGCCGTAGATTTTCATGTCTTCATCTTTCCCTTCCCAGTATTTGAGCAGAGTGGGTCTGACTCGGCCATGCATGTTCCCAGCAAAGAAAGCAAGAATAGACCGCAGAGAGATGGGTTTTCCACCGAGGTCTCTGAGAGGCCTCCTGGGAGTTCTTATTAATGTTTCAGGCAAGGAGACATCCTTTCCTGGGATGAAGATTCCTTCAGAGGCATCTGCATTGCATAATGCTTTGATGGTGTTCTTGCACAGTTCATCATGCGCTGTAGTTGTGTATGGACCCTACAGAATATAACATAAAATCATAAGGAGATGAGAATAGCACTTGGAAAATTACATGAGTAAGCATCAAATTTCGTAAAAGTCAAGTGATAGTGATTCTGTTTGAAAAAATAGACTTTCCATGAAAACTTGGATATAAAGTATGGAATCAGTAGCCATCTACATAGTTGATGAGTGGGTTTTATCATTTTGGAATCATAGATAAGACACTGATTGAATTTGCAGGAAGTGTTTCATAAATAAAAAGACATGGTTAAACCAATAGCATGGACAGAAATACAAAACATACCCAATCATGGCAAGCAACAAGAAAATGATCTGATCCACGTGTGCGATTCCAGAAAGGATATTTAGCAGCTAGCATGTTCACATAGTCCTTCAGAAAGACTGACAACGGCCGCATATTATGCGAGTCCGGCACGTAAAGAGCTACCTCCAGCTGACGTGCACTGTATGGTAGATAGAATAAGTGGGCTCTGTTTGGGTCGCTCACAACAAACCACCTGTTTTCCTCCATTAATTTCAAAAACCATCCTTCGGAAGCATAAATTCCTCTGAGTTGTGGTGTGTGGAAAATTGGTCTCGGCCCATCCTTGTAGATGTAAACCTTCAGAATTTTTTCCATCAATTCATAGCTCCTGAAAGTTTAATGGTTCACCTTTCAATAAATTTcctttcatataaacatcaaacaGAATTATAAAAATTGGTTGAAAATTGACACTATAAAATACTAATCATGCATGTCAATTGTAACTCCACATGCATACCATAACAGAAATGCAAATCTAATGCATATCATGACAGAAATGCAAATCTAACTGTAAACTGGCATATGTGAAGATAGTCTTATTTCATGATGACTTGTCACTCAAGATAAACATGCAGCAAAATGCTATCCGAATTGCTGTAAGTGAGTTCATAATTTTGTACCATGTCCTGAAAACTGTTGATATGAAGAGATAAGAGGATAACCACGTGTTTTTCTCGAAACTCGCCTCTTAAAAACCGAAATATTTCGAAATATCGGTGCGTGCAAATCCGGGTCATCGGTAATTGCAGGGGCATTCTCGATCTCCTTTTTGACATATAGAAGTGCCTGATCAGGCGACATGGACCAAATAGGTTTCTACATATTCAACACCAAACCAAATAACATAAAAAGCTTATCCAAAAAGTCTCCATTAAGATTCAAGCTCAAGCAAGAAACAAGCATAAAATCTAAATCCTACCCCTGAATGAGAAGAACGAGTACTCTTGCCTGCAGCAGGAACATTTCCACGTGGTTGAGCCATGACCTTTGGGTCCCTATCATTGTTAAGATTCTCGGTACCTCCTCCTTCATTAGTACTCTTGCCTGCAGCAGGAACATTTCCACGTGGTTGAGCCATGACCTTTGGGTCCCTATCATTGTTAAGATTCTCGGTACCTCCTCCTTCATTAGCAAGATTACTCTCAGAAGAAACATTTCCAGCAGGTTTAGCCAAGACCTTCGGGTCCCTACCATTGTTAAGATTCTCGGCACCTCCTCCCTCATTAGCACGATTACTATCAGAAGAGACATTTCCAATCGGTTGAGCCCACACACCCAAGACCTTCGGATCCCTATTGTTCTTAAGATTCTCGGTACCACCTCTCTCTTTAGCACGACTACTCTCGGAAGAAACATTTCCAACTGGTTGAGCCATGACCTTCAGGTCCCCTCCCTGACGAGCAGGATTCCTCGTGGATGAAACTCCAGACACGTTTTCCACATCTGACAGTGATACGGGTGACACGATAGAATCCTTCAAGTTAAAGGGAGCAGTTGGAACTGGCGGAAACTGCTCGACCGTCGCCTGAGGATGCAAAGATTCCCCGACCTGAACCGTGCTATTCAAGGTATTGAATGAAGAAACCATTACAGGTGGAAAAAGGTGCCAGATGTTTGATGTATCAGACATTGCGCAGAGCTGAAGCAAGGCTCCTGCAGTGGTCATGACGCAAGCAACCAAAACCAGCTTCCTCCAATCGATACCCCAACCTCTGCAGTGGCATGTAAACCATGCCTTTGCATCGAGTAAAATCATCTTCAAGTTCTTCATTCCACAAAAATTGTAGAAATCAGCTTTTGGAGAAATTAGGACAGAAAATCACTGAAACTTGAAAACAAGAACAGTTTCACGAAGAAACAAATCACCATGATTTTTTTCATAAATGCAGTTACTAAATCTTCAAATGAAATCTGCAGCCGGAATCAACCGAACACTAAGAGACTAATCCTCAAATGGACAGAAATTAAATGAAAGGACGAAGAAATTGGTAGAAAAAATAGAACGAAAGGATAGCAGCATCTCAGTAAAAAATCAGAACCCGATAcgataattttaaattaaaaaaattacattacACAGAAGTCGTTCTTCAAGCAACGAACAGAATCCAGTGTTCAAAATCAAACCAAAAGGTGACTAAATTGGTTATAAAAACATAAACACTTTCTAGAAGAAATTAgcagtaaattacataaatggcCAATGAATTTGCAGTAGTTCAGTTTTCAAAGCTTCAATCCCCAATACTAAAACAAGAAGAAAACGAGGCAGAGGTGTCCGCAAGCAAGAGAATCTCAGCtgtagaaaatacaaaaagagagGAAATTTTCATGAAATCATTCCCTCAAGCATATAAACAGAAGAAATTACGTGAAAAACGGAAATGACAAATGAATTTTCAGGATTCAATTTTTAAAGCTCTGGAAGCGATCCGGCTGTAGAAATCTGAAAACGAAAGCACCAAAAAGAAGGATTTTGCATAAAAACACGTAAATCGCACTGAAATTTGCTTGATAAAGTTTCGGTCGCGATCCGTAATTAGAAATTGAAGATAACGCAAAGAAATCGTAAAggataaaaaatgagatagattgcaCCGAtttcccgaaaaaaaaaaaaaagagcaaggaATCAAGAGAAACAGACGTACCTTTGTCTGAGAAGATAGAGAAAAGATCCAGAAGCGCGAGAATCGAAGATTGGAAATCTGCAGAAGAGAAACGAACCGGAGAGATTTTCGCAATGAAATCTCtgtaagaagagagagagagagagagagagagagagagagagagagagagagagagatctgctgCGAATTTGGTTGAGAAATGATTCGAGAGAAGAAATTTGGAATTTTAAAGggtagagagaggaagaaaagcgGAGGGAATCAGACCAAACAGATCAGGCGGTTAGGAGGGAAAGTGCCGATTCGGTTTACATAACATGGCGATCTGTTCTGGCAGTTGCCCTCAGCTTTGTTTCTAATTACGATGATGCCCCTGGACCGTAGAATATGAGCTTGGACCTTGCGTCAGTAATATCGGAGAGTTGAAGACGTGTCTATCGTGCACTTGAAAATGAGGTGCACGTTGAAAGAAAGATCCGAAACCAGGTAAATGTGGCGCTGAACATGTCCGCGCGTCAATTAATCAGGTGAGCCGCAGGTGTTCGTTGAATGTGGGCTGTCGGTGATTTTCTTTTTTACCGTCCATTATCTTCCTAAGATATCGTCGATCTGATTAGTAATTGAACTGATTCTTGGAACAGAGAAtattcatggtgggatccaccaaaaTGATTGGCCCTCATCTTGAGACGTGTGCCGCGATTCAACTCCATATGGTTTTGGTGAACAAGAGAATTTCACAATTGGCTACAAATCACGGCAAAAAAAAATTAGTAACTTCAACTGTAGGGTATTTTGGTCCGACTAAAAAGATTTGGCTGGTCAGAGGCAAGTGAATAAGATCGCTCCTAGTTTGGTAAACGGTTGTTATCGGTGGTAGATGGATGAATAAGGGTGACAAGGATGATTTGGTTGATTGTAAACAGTAGAAATTCGAACAGATGTGAGATTGGAATGCAACACAGTTGTGTGAATCGATATACTTTTAAAAGGTTGAGAATAGGATGTAAATGCGGTAGGACTCCGATTTTTCAAAGTAGGCCCATTTTTATGGTCTACCTGaggttagattttattttattttatttttttcactaaAGTATACATTTCAAAggatttattataattattatgtaAAATGTCATTTATGGGTGTTAAAAGAATTTACTTAATGCAATTTAATTACTGGCATCCAAATACAGGCTTTTGAATTCTTTTATttccacacacgtgtgtgtgcgtgtatgaAAATGGTACTAagaggtcacctcatgggaatttCACATGAGGTCGAGTTTTGTGAGGCCCATGGTCATGTGCGTCAaatatctaccccattagtcaatgCACCATTTCATGCTGGGCctcaagcttaaaaatcaagtcagccCATGACTTTGGTAGGCCACGGGGTGttaaaccatgtgaagacatgcataaaacataCAAAAGCATTTAGGTgggaccacctgagtttttgatgcggctgaaacttggtttgacccctcaaccAGGGGGGACACACATACTGAATAGGGTGAattgatttgtgaaccacatcccggtggcccaataaatgattatgaatgttttaatgggagggtattCCCTCTCaactcatccaagtgagacacacacaatggataggCTAAATTGATTTGTgagccacatctcggtgggcccaataaatgattatgaatgttttaatgggagggtattccctctcaattgttgtatgtggtgtggcccacccaagtcaagGATTGCCTTGATTTccgccatggaatggtgcatctgattgataggGTAAATGTTTGagacacatcacaatggggcccacacacaaCTCCACCTCAGGGGAAGTTCCAATGAGGTCCACCTCATAATATACCTCATACTATGCTATATATATGCGTCGCGTATGTGTGGAAATGGTTCCATGCGGTTGACCTCATggcaacttcccatgaggttgagatgtgtgggccccaccatgatgtgtgtcgaacatcaacaccatgcatttgatgggtcccctttaaattatgggatatctcaaaaatcggcggtatacgaaactcaggtataccataccatttaaaatcatgtgaagacatacctaaaacatataaaagcacttggtggggcccacttgaaatttgaatgcatctgaaacttggtttgacccctcatccaagtaggacacacataatggataggctggatttgtgaaccacatcttggtgggcccaataaatgattacgaatgtttcaatgggagggtaacccttctcaacttttgtatatgttgtggcccacccaagtcatggattgactcgatttttaagctcgtgccccaccatggaatgttgcatctaacttatgaggtagatgttcgacacacatcacaatgggtccacacaactcgacctcatgggaagttcccatgagtcgCATAAAACCAATTCAATTAAGGGGATtctcatattttttattttattttccttcatcaaggtGATGCTCGCCTGCACACCCATGCATgtacgcacctttgcacacatgtcatgggtgtttcatctgaatggtccatatgatgtggaatcccatgaaaccccaagggacaaatttcaacctaatagaaaattttggtgggccaaggcaaagagaaatgcaaatctatggaggaaactattttcatttttcatagcccaccaaagttatAGATCGAAGTAAATATTGAGCCCGAGGGGGTCTCATGAGGTGCTtcttcacatggaccattcagattttggagtcacatcacatatgatgagttctaaaaaaagttTGCACAAGTTCCCTGcaaactggtgcgcagctgagcattcggatatatatatatatatatatatatatatatatatatatatatatatatatatatatatatatagagagagagagagagagagatgctcacacactagTTGGACATTGCCCCGAGTATATGACCAGTGTCCAAAAAGCCCGAGAGTTAACTTAAagggatggtcaaattcgagtatacatttttttttattcatcagagtaagcaaatgagcgtagagtggacaaatcgATATAAAAGAAagtttcattatcattcaaatttacaagaagttgcccataatgacttatacaaacaaatgtctctgaatttaaacaagtacaagatttacatgatttaatacatgaagaataacagaaagcatataaacacAATCCGcgagatcacgcagctcctccaagcaaatacagtcatgcatccctggcgatcgtaccctacTTCTCATTAAGTCTGAACAAGCATATTACTTAAGCTACCTGgattacctgtacggttgtatatttgatggatgagtggctaactcagtgtgaatttccctcaagattacacaccgccacagtaggtaagaaatagtataaaacatccagacaaccaaaacaaagtagatgcagtcttattagatgcatggatgcatgaatgcaatcatagacccgggaaaaacatccggacggtctgtaccccaggaaaaacatccagacatgCAATGGAGTCATCACCTAAGGATGTGATTGGTCATCAGCGCAATACACGGCGTAATTGTATGGGCATGAAGAACCAAGTCATTATCATagatcgatcggctggtcattagcgcaacacgcgacgtaatcgtatgggcataatgatctcagccgtcgtagtatgctatgcgtgcatgatttgccgccgttattagtccaattgcaatcaccatttttgaataagctcacggtcactacgggagcgcatggcccaacgtaggccgatggctcgggcatagtattccatgactaccatcccgcccatgaggctaccatcttgggatgtttaatggaaacttgtcgattagtggtcaatcatattacggTATATgtggcttaccatcgcatggttgcgagaataaaacatcgaacccatatagaaaaaatatcgaacaaagccacataagacgatatcaaacaagccacatagacgattatcaaaataggcctcatcgggtgagtattaaaaccatgcgataaaagaccatccttgaaaactattggacacaacaaccctggaatggtaggcccacattaatgatctatttagaccaccactcaataaccactaagtcgaaggtccattttaatcacaaccggtagggttacatcccaagtataggtgtacatttataggtggggtttcccactaatgtaccgatttaaagtccataagcaatacacaaataatccacaagcatgaaaaatatacaggatgaacattaagcgagcaatatagcaattcaatttccaccaccaacatgtgattataagagagagatatcaattataatttttaataaaacctataacttaagctaatgagaagatggaaagctcaagggaaatattatcaccttatgttttgaatcGTATACGTCATCACTAAGTGCTTACGcccttagaattgtatcctaccacaaatcatgaacttatacaattaggtccaagttctaatcattacctagggtttaaggtcatagcctagggttatcttttagggttttagtgtagaattaTGGTTTTATCCTAGAGCTTAGTTGTAGTCTTAACTCTAGGGTTTAAATTGTAGTTGATGTGTAATAGcttataaaatatttactaacattagtgttataaatattagttaataatcattatgatgacaaTTCATATTATGATATATTACTTATGATAaaaacaatacactagcatttaaTAATGATATCATTTTAATTccttgtatgtaataactttcattaggatagataatttactaatggttatgcatcctaatatttaacaatcctaataatgatggaaatggtaacgatattaatttaataattagaaaataattgttAACATTAGTGTTACAATTAATATTAGTTAGTGTAGCAAAATAATCATCAAGGTGACGCTAATGACTATTAACCAAGGATATTTAAGAATGATAGATAAGATACTACTATTTAATAGTTgcattttgtttataataatttatttagCATAATGATCCACTAATGGCTAATCTTTGCTAATATTAGTAATCCTCATAATAACAACGGTAATATTTGATAATGGTCCATCGAAACAAAACTAGAGGGGGGCGAACATGTTGACTCACCTTGTTGACTCGGCTCGAGTCGCGTCGACTCGGCTACGCCCTGGCTCccctacttctctctctctctctctcctctctctctctctctctctctctctctctctctctcttccttcactCAGGGATGAGCCGGACTGAATCTGAACTCAGTCCGACCCTGCTCAGTTCAGCCCAGGGCTTGGCCCACTTGGTGTAACACGTCgacttgctgagtcaactcagcacccATCCAATTATAGCTCCACTCTCTTCCTCTcattcttcaattttcttttctcctttcaatCCTACCTAGGGTGACCTGGACTGAACTAGGCCCAAGCCTGATTTAAACTAACTGGACTCGATTTCAGGCCTGAAAACCTTGGCAATGAGTCAACCTGACAACAACCCATGAGTTGGGTAGAGTCGGAgttgcacacgcacacaccccctgCCCCATCTACGGCTCCCTGCcacactctctctatctctcttaggAGACTAGAACTGGGCCTGGACGCATGCTCCAGCAGGGTTGCTGGTCTGGTTCGGACCCAACCCAGACCGAACTTGGTCAGGTCGAGATGGAGCAACACGCACCAGCTTCCTGATTCTTCCTCCCTTTCTATCTCTATttcattccttctttttcttctcctctttcctcCTCTAGGGAACTCCAGCCGTGATCAGGACTCCAACATCTTGGCTGAACGTGCCCAGAAATGCACCAACAACGATGGAGAAGAAGGCCACCATCAATGGCAAACTCTGTCCCGTTGCTTCTTTCTTCAATCCGACCGCATGGGAGAATTTCTAGGGGTGTAATGGAGCTTGGGGGATAGTCGGAGTGGAGCTCTAACAACGTTTTCTTGGTGGGTTCGAAGGAAGAAGATGGCGTCCGTTTTTGAGTGCGAATACAAGGAATGCATTTGGGTCTCATCGCTGCTCGATTCACCCACATTATATTACTTGCCCTAGCTCTTGGGACCGTCGGATTGACGACAAACGGTCCGGATTTGTTCTGGTCGAAACCGCCCTCGAATACGGTGGGTAAAACTGAAACCGGCCACGGTTTCTGGCTTCCTGTGGGCGAAAATCCGCTCCCACGTGGAGAGcctggatggctgggattgccCTTAATGAACGGCTGAGGTTGAGGGACCCCTCACGCGGTTGCCCACATGGCAACAGACAATTTCTAGTTTCgaatttttttttgtgtttttagggTTGTTTTGTGCTAGTTCTCGTGTGCCCACACGTGCATGAAATTCAGTTTTGATAGTTGGGTTTTGGTCAAGCTTGCCCCCTAAatcagatagacggtttggatcattgggacAGTGaccgatggtgggccacacttgcatcaAACGGGCGCCCTCCGTTTTTCAAAAATGCCCATAAGCGGGAGCAGCTGGAGAGAGAAATCTCCATTTTGGGCTAGGCATGGGTCAGAGCTTGTCTGACCGTGCAGGCAGTCTGGTACACCTCGAGTGTACACCAGTTATGCATAGGCGCATCACTAAGTGGGGTCTGGCATGATGTTCgggataaatccacaccgtccattttattCGGTGGGCCCTGCATTAGCCCCTGATTAAGGGTGGGATagatccaaggtccaggtgggccatacgagcTAATGGTTAGCCCCAACAGTGGTTTCTGTTGATCTAACGGCCGGATCTTCCCGAAATCAAACGCTAATGGTTAAAAGAATTCAATGGACCATTTAGGCTAGAAGTCAATGGTTAGATTGTGGGTTATGTGACCTATTATGCATTAACTATGATGCTACCATACTTGTAATATCAttatttactattattattatttatatattttgtcatgttGTGGGACACTCAAGCAGGACTACCTGACTCATGATTTtatcttattaatatttatacattattacctatacattgctatgtatttatttttatttgtttcttatcatcattattattattatacgtATTGAATTGTAAATTGGCTGAttgcgtgtgtgtgtgttaggttttaaattttatataagtcaTCAAATTGTTTGAAGTATATTATCCATTATAAGTTTTtccagtatattttatttttatgtattacaAATTCTATAGCttgtaatttatattaatgatgttgtaagtatatgcatataatatggattttagttacatatcattttaatatgaaacttttaatatttataaaatatatagaca
Coding sequences within:
- the LOC131233953 gene encoding probable glycosyltransferase At5g03795, with the protein product MILLDAKAWFTCHCRGWGIDWRKLVLVACVMTTAGALLQLCAMSDTSNIWHLFPPVMVSSFNTLNSTVQVGESLHPQATVEQFPPVPTAPFNLKDSIVSPVSLSDVENVSGVSSTRNPARQGGDLKVMAQPVGNVSSESSRAKERGGTENLKNNRDPKVLGVWAQPIGNVSSDSNRANEGGGAENLNNGRDPKVLAKPAGNVSSESNLANEGGGTENLNNDRDPKVMAQPRGNVPAAGKSTRSSHSGKPIWSMSPDQALLYVKKEIENAPAITDDPDLHAPIFRNISVFKRSYELMEKILKVYIYKDGPRPIFHTPQLRGIYASEGWFLKLMEENRWFVVSDPNRAHLFYLPYSARQLEVALYVPDSHNMRPLSVFLKDYVNMLAAKYPFWNRTRGSDHFLVACHDWGPYTTTAHDELCKNTIKALCNADASEGIFIPGKDVSLPETLIRTPRRPLRDLGGKPISLRSILAFFAGNMHGRVRPTLLKYWEGKDEDMKIYGPLPNRITRKMSYIQHMKSSKFCICPMGYEVNSPRIVEAIYFECVPVIIADNFVPPLYEVLDWSAFSVTVAEKDIPNLKEILLKIPLRRYISMQTNVKRLQKHFLWHSKPIKYDMFHMILHSIWFNRLNQIQIQQQ